Part of the Phoenix dactylifera cultivar Barhee BC4 unplaced genomic scaffold, palm_55x_up_171113_PBpolish2nd_filt_p 000153F, whole genome shotgun sequence genome is shown below.
agaacttaaaaaatactgTTATGGAAAACACCAACATTGTGTACGAGACTTATTAGACAAGAGGAAAACTTGATCCTGAGTTTTGGGCTCAAACTGCACTTGTGCTAGTATCATACAAAAGCTACAAGCTGAGGctcatttttcagaaaaatgaaACCATATGTGTTTAGGTTATCTTCAATAAACATCCCATGCCCCAAGATTTCTTTCCTGTATTTTATTCAAGAAAACAATGAAGAAGGATGATAATTAAAGAGAAAAAATGGCTACTCCTAACCAAGTGGAAGAAGGTTGATACTTGGATAGGAGATGAGGTGAGCAGGAATCAAAAGTTGTATAGCAGCAGGGTGTTTGAAGCACACTATCTTTACTCCTGCTACACCTCTCCTCACATTCCCAAATTTGACCATGACCTGCCCTGGTAGAAATAACAGGTAGGAATATGAACTCAGCAGACAGTTTAAAGAAAAGTTGATTCTGGCCCCTAGTTATAGATCGAGAGATTGAGAGAGAAATATGGAAAGATTAATGATTGGTTGAATAACGCAACAATACGAACAGTTTCACCAAAGAGAAAGGAATGCAAGTCCTATGTTCACATCCACTCTACTTAAACTGTAACCAAGGATCACAACTTCCAAGTGTACTCAAGGAACCCTACCAAAAAATGTATGATGACGTGTAGTAATCAATATGGCAAGACTATCAAATAGAGAATGGAAAAAATCTGGTGGACAAATCTCACATGGCATGCAATCAAAGTTTTGATAAAGATCCAAGTGTAGTAATCATTGCATTTGTAACTGTGAAACCTGTAGATTATGAGCAAAAGCAGATTCTTAACCTCATACAACTAACAAAGGGCTCGCATCCTCATAACACAAAAAACAAAGGAATATGTGCAATGACCAAGTTCAGATATACGGcatcaaatatatataacaGACCATGACTAAACATATATGTGGGGTAACACATATGCAATACAATAGGCTGCTACCCCAAGTTCCACCATCcatatttttctatttaaaaACCACTTGTATATCTATGCCAGTTGCAAGAAAAGGAATGATTCATGGTGGAAGCTAAGAGGGTAAGAACGTCTCATGTAGCAACTGGACTACAAGGCAGATTGGAAGGTTGTGGACTAAATTTTTTCAGCATAACTATCTTTTTATCAAATTCTCAGACTTGGCCAACACAATGAGAGTTTTAGAAACTTTATATTTCCACATATATAATTCAATAGATCGCTATATTTTATCCAAGTTCCACTCTGTACATTTTTCTAGTTTAAAACATCTATTAGTTCCATTCCAAACTATATGATAAGTTGGGAGGTCGTGAAATTTTTCAACATAAATAGATACTTTAAAATCTTTCAAATGGTCAACAAAGTGATTATTTTAAAGCACTATGTATAAATTATTTCAAAGCATCTAGTaccaaaattataaataaatgtgATGAAATGAGATAAACTGGCCAGAAAAAAACCCTCAATTAATGCATGTTTCTATCAAATTATAATCACACAAACACTTGCTTGTGAAACATAACTTCCTCCCCAGAGCTAAAAGGTACATTAAGATGAAAACATGAATTGACAAATCCCCAAGGATACTGCATAGAGTTATTGACACTTGGGAGATTTTATGTAGGAGAAAAGAGCCTAAAGACAACATGACAGTGAACTTGTCAATCGACAGACATTTATATTGGTGGGGAACCCACAAAAACCACATTGTATTCTTCTTGAAGCTAGAATAGCGAGATAGAAGAGGGCAATCACAATTTAATAAGTCAAACCTGGCCATTGCTACTTACTGCAAGGATGTAAATACAATTCAAAAATCACTGAATTCATTAAAAGAACATAatcatcttcttttcttttatctctTTGGGAATAATCAATTGAAAGCCCTGGGACAAAGAGAGTTTCCTCAGCTACCACATCCCATAAATTGGAAATTTACTTCCTGTAGCGATCATCTACCTTTGGGAACAACATAGGTAGTTAAGAATATTTTTGCTGGTTCAGTGTCCATATCCATAATGATCTCGAGTTCGACGGTGGCTTACAAGTTTAAGTCATAAACTGTATTAGCATAAAAACTTCTTGGGAAGGGTGATAGGTGTTCTTAAATGAGCTTGGTTCTTGTTGGTTTCTCCCTATACTAATTATAGACATGTAAATGTAGTTGTCAAAATCTAGAAATCGCAAGAAAATTCAATGGTATTTTCTGCATAAAATCTGGTAATGTATTTGTTTGTTGAATAATATTTGTCCATATGTCCACCATAACATGAACAATATTTTTTGTAAATCCATATAGTTCGACTTCTATCATCACTCTTCTGTATATTGATGTCATGGTGGAGCAGCATTTATAACCTGGAAAATGAAATCAAAGCACAAATATCGCGGTTCACCTTGAACTGCTCATTCTCAAAGAAATATGATAACCAATTTCCATGTTTACTAATAGGAAATGAAAAGGAGGTTCTCTAAACATGTATTGAAAACAAACATTGCCACAATGTAATACGGGTAATTGTTGAAGAAAGATGCCAATATCATAAAGTAGCAACTCCAAACTAGTTTTGTTATTGAAAGCAAGGATTTTGAATGCTGAAAAAAGTATGTTGAATTGTTTCATGAAACAACATAAATGAGGATTTAGGAATAGGTGGTGATCAAAAGAACATAGATCATTGGGGCAGCAAGCCAAAATTACTTCAGGGAAGCCAACAAAATACAGGGTGTTATGCCAGAGAAAGTGCAAGACTTGACAGATGAGCCCTTTGGTATGGATTAAAATGCATTACACTACAAGTGAACAAATCATGGATTGACCTAAATGAATACTCGAATGTGCTAAGTACACATTAGTTTATCATTACAGAGAATTAAAAGAGAGAACAAGATTTGATAACACACATAAAATTGTGAACAAAGATGCTTTCAAGTACGATCAAGCCATATGGATGAGGTAACAGCAAATTGAGGCAAAACataatgattgattagctatacGTACAGCATATAGACATGATTAATGCTTTTGCATAACCTAATGAACATAGTGCTTATGAGAATCAAATAATTTCTACAGTAATATGTTAAAACAACTACGGTCCTATCATTGGTAGTTAAAATACCATGTCTGGGCTTCATAGTCAGGAAATATTTTACGTGACTTATGTCATCTTTTTGTCCAAGTCATTTCCAtgaaatatatgcacttaatcaGACTCATAAACAAATGCAACACACTTGATATGTCAAAGAAAGTTGgtatccaataaaaaaaaagaggctttTTAATCATTTCTACTATTTTTAGCATGAATGCAAAACAAACAGACTAAATTGCTTCATTTTGATGACATGAGACCAACTCAAGCTACACCATGGATGAAAAATATCTATGTGGTACCTTGCTCATTAACATGGGAAAGTGGGACTCAAGATCAGCCATATGAGAATCACCTCCATATATTTCCCCTGATGCAATATATATTGGAGTATTTGATGGGTATCCTAAGGCAGAAAGGAAAATCCCAACTTCCTTTGGAGTCAGGGGACAATACCCCCTGGCCCTCTGTTCTTGGGGATCAATATCCTTGACTTTCCAATATGTTGTGTTCTCTCTGCAAATGAGGGAGGAAGCTGGTTCAAGATTAAAATGATTGGAGAGGTTATCTTTCAACTACAAAGAACAGAACTAGTGTTTTATAAAGCCTGCTAGAAAAGTCTCTTACCTGATTCTTGTCAGCTCATCAGCTTCACCAGGAGACAAACCATATGTGCACCCACTAAAAGCAAGCATGTCCTTCTCATAACGTAAGTGTAAAGCAATATATGGACCATATGATCTCATTCGCTCCACCAATAACTGCAGAATTAACAACCATAAAAACTCAAATGCTGCTTTTTGCAGTACAAGACAATGCAATAAAAATTAATACAAATTAAAtctaagaaaaataatagatgAGCTGTTACTTTTCCTAGTGCCTCGATTCGGGGAGCAAATCGAAGAGCCTCATAGAAAGCACGACAACGGAGCTTTTGAATGTCAGGAGGCAGGTTGTTGTTGGCAAGACGAGAATCTGATTTAGCTGCTCGTATAACCTATTACCAAACAATGTTTCCAACAAGCCAGCTCAACAAGACTACTAACAAACATGGCAAGGTAATGGACTTGGTATGCATGTACACGCGGATGTGCATGCAAATGTATGTGCATGTTGCCTGTGTCTGTGCATGAAGTGGAGGActtccaaaattcaaataagATAGACACTACACCTTATAATCATCCCACAATCGAGATATCACATCTTGGTAGTATTCTACTCCAGACCAGCTTGTAAAGTATTTTACTGCTTTGGTAGCCATTGCCAATTCCTTTGGTAATTTCTTCACAATTTTAACATCATTTGCCAAAGATTGTATAAAATATTCTTCATCAAAAACATCTGAGAAATTGCTGCATTCCAGATTTATGCCATTAATTCAGGTTAAATTTGAGAGATATACTCAAGAATTAAAAGTATGAAGGAAACTGTACCTAGAATCCTGCCAAAATGATTTCCTATCAAGTTTTGGAATAACAAGTGTTGCATTTATTAGATGTGCAACAGCTACCATGTCGCATATCTGTCATCCAAAGAATAATATCCAACAACAATCAATCAaactaaaaaaagtaaaagataGGAGAAAAATCAGAGAGTGTTTTCAACAATCAAaagtattaaatattttttaagataAAGTCATAAATATTAGACGGTACCCTTAACAGGACTGAATGGTTTGCAATAACAATAGTAATATTAAAGGAAAGATGTATGGACATATGCAGCAGATATCCCTGCTGACATACTGCACAATATGACATAGCGCACAGCATGATGTAGAATTGAAAGATGTAGAGAACAAATATAAAGTTGCAGAAAGTTTATCCAGCAATTTTGCAACAATATGAGACGAAAGTTTTCTGTCATATCAGAATGCCATCCCCCATGCCATAGAGGTATCAATATCTCTGGCATCTCTTCTGATGTCATGGTGAGCAAACAACCAAGAGGTTGAGCAATAGATAGAGAAAGCATGTAGTAGTTTCAGAGTGTAAAGGGGAAAAAAGGTGTTTATTAGGTGGTAACGATGGTGTATGAAATGATATGTCATCTGGCCCTTTTTTTCCTTGCATATCTATCAGTCTATGGCCAATTCCATTACatgatataaaaagggataaatTAGCTATATTCTGTTAGTCAACTAATGTTCAGTAACCCCAAAGTCATCACCATCCTGCAAAGTTGTTTCAAGAAACTTTTGAAGATTCATCAGTACAAGCATGATCTATGACTTTAATGCAGTTAAGATTGTAGGTTTTAACTCCAAATCGGAAAAGGCCACTCTTAATACAATATTATGAGAACTTGTTATCCACACTAAAAGCAAGTCCATCTTTTATATGGTTGTCACATTGGCTACAAAAAGCCTCAACAGAGGCTAAAGCTTTCTCCTCACTCGGCCCTTTTTTTCCTTGCATATCTATCAGTCTATGGCCAATTCCATTACatgatataaaaagggataaatTAGCTATATTCTGTTAGTCAACTAATGTTCAGTAACCCCAAAGTCATCACCATCCTGCAAAGTTGTTTCAAGAAACTTTTGAAGATTCATCAGTACAAGCATGATCTATGACTTTAATGCAGTTAAGATTGTAGGTTTTAACTCCAAATCGGAAAAGGCCACTCTTAATACAATATTATGAGAACTTGTTATCCACACTAAAAGCAAGTCCATCTTTTATATGGTTGTCACATTGGCTACAAAAAACCTCAACAGAGGCTAAAGCTTTCTCCTCACTCGGCCTAGAACAATTACTTGGATCATTTTTGCTAGCAGAAAAGTCAGCTTTTATCTGACAAGCAAGAAACTTTGAAGTGCTTCCAGCTAATAAAATTCTCTGGCACCTTATTTagataaaattttgaaactGAAAAAGCCAAAAGACCAAGCAAATCTTAAAGgaatttgaagaagaaaaaaataagtaaaaataACTTTTACTTAAATATTGGAAATATATTTACAGAAGTGCACGCAAAACTAGTAGACATTGGTGAGACAACTACAATAATAGCAGTTAACAAACTGTTATTCAGGAATAATTACAAAATTCAAGACAAATGTGATTATTTAGAAATAGTAAATGATCCTGCCAGTGAATTTCGGTAACTTCATTTTCCTTAGGAAATAGGAGGATTAGAGGCCCACCATGGATTTGAGTAACTCAAATATTGCAACTATGGTTGCACTTTACCAGATCATGGGGATATTGATTCAAAATAGAGGGACGAGGCCAGTAGGTACCCTCCATCCCTCCCTCCTTCTTTccattatttctttctttctttgccccttttttccttccttccttctttccttcatttctttctttccgtttcatcttccttttcttcttcctttcactctttattactttcttttttcttcttctttctttcccttcttcctttcttccttttttttcttttcccttccttccttccgttctttccttttccttctccttttttccttttcattcttctttcattcctttcttccttctttacttcctttcctttcttctccctaccttcctttctttccttcattttcttcttctttccttccttcctttcttctttttcttcttctttccttcattgCTTTCTgtactctttctttttctttacccaCATGGACGGGTTTCAAAGTCCTGTCCCCATCCCTATCCAATTTTCTCACAAGAATGGGACAAGATGGTGGGGACGCCCCCGTCCGACTAGAATTTAAAGATTGGTTTCTTGTAAGCAAAGTTAGGTGGTCTTTAAAGCCAAATGGACAAAATAGGCTTGATATCTCCATTAGTATGCTGCCTACTCTAGAATTTTTCCTTTGTCAATTAAAATGGTTAATTCATCTTTAGAGACATTTTATCAAGCATGCATAAAATGATGCTAGCTTTATAGTCAAGATGATTGGTGAACGGACAATATACAGGCTGCTTGGTTTTCACTGAAGCACAGCAACTACCTCAGATCTCATCTATCAGGTCCAGGCATCACGCTACATGCTGATCAACTAAAGAACAATTACATGTAATTGTCAAGAGAGGGAAAAATAGAAGAAGTATTACATTCCAAGCTTTTAGTTTTAGTCCCTGAATCAGGAGACTATTTCTTGAGCTAAACTTAAATAGCCAACTTCATTCACCACCATGGGATGGTGTCTCCTTTTCATCAATATATAGaggaaaaatatattaaaaaaagagacACATGGTTTGTCATTTTTAATAGTTTTCCccctaattatcaatcaaaaagTATTATGTAAATTTAGTTTAACTACATTAGCATATATGACCTGTCTGAGTAAGTGAAGTCAACTTCATTTGTACCATCTGAGTCTTCAATAAGTACAGGTCAGAATGACTTCTGAAGCTTATACACCTAGTCAATTCAGCTAAGTGGTTAAATTTTGTAACTCAGCGGGCCACTGTGGTTATTGGACATGCTATTGACCTTTGTATAACATCGTGCCTTTTTTTAAAATggaaaataaaaagatatttaTCAGCAAAACTTATCATGCGGACATGGTCATCTCTAATCAGGAATTAATTGTTTAAAGGGCATTGAAAGATGATATGCAATGGCATGTGACAACAAGTGATGCATCCACTGATATACGGGCACCGATGAGCAAGCTGCAGCATATGAGGTGGTCTATAACTAATTCCTAAATACACAGAGATTAACAATCTGATAGACCATATACCACATTTGGAGTTCACCAGTTGCAGCATGGGGTCCTGATCTAGTTTAAGCACTTGCAAGAGAAATATAACCCATCCTTCATGATATCAAACTCAACTAGGGACTTTACAACTATTTGACATGCAGTGTGCAACATGATTCACAAGTCAAATGAATTTCTAAAacaaacaggaaaaaaaaaagacttcatATGAAAAACACACCCTGTGACACAGATAATACCAAAAGGAGCGATGACGTTTTATTCAAATATTAACAATGCTATCTATCATATTCAAAGCAGTATAACATTATCTGTATCTCATATTCATGTCACCTCTACTAGACATCTCAAAGTACAAATGGTTGGTGACATAGTTGAACAACTTAGCAACCACCAAAGTCAACACTGTATGATATGTAGTCAAATACAAGATTTCTAATGCCAATTCCCTCAGTTTCTATTTTATAAACATCTAGACACGATACCAATTAGATACTAGACTTCGATTCAGCCTGTGATGTAACACGgataacagagagagagagtatcttACCCCAGCCCGCATCTGGTTCAACCCACCATTGGTGCTGACCAGCAAGTAACCTCTTGATTCCTCGGGAGCTGAAACACAACGCACCAATAGATGAAACAAATTTCTAAGAGAAAAGTTAACAGAGGAAGAAAAACTCAAATTTGACATTGTTGTAGCCCTCTTACGCGAATGTGATGAGCTAGGCGCCACACACGGCACAAAACCACGGTTCGATGGAGGTTTCCACAGCTTCTCGAATCGCGACATACCATCACTCATGCCATCCAACTGTCAAATCTAGAGGAGTGAAAACAATGAAAGAGATGGCATGACTGCTTCGCTTTCAAATTATCAGAACAATACCCATGAATCCGATCAATGCTTTCTCAATTAACAGCATATAAAGGCAAAATCTCGGCATCAAATAGAGGagaaattttataaaacaagACTCAGAATTAATGATTGGATGGACTGCGAGTGAGTGATATGATCATGTACCACCTTCTGAGAAGAAGTGAGCAATCTGGAGAAGTGGGGCGGTGCAGATTCTAGCATCCAGCTAAGCTCGTTGCTCCATCCTCGGTATCCCATCTCCGGTTGCTGAACAAAAATCCCTCAAACCATGAGTTAACATAAATTCATATCCAAAACACTGCAAAAGTCGTTTCACAGgcccaaaaaaaattgaagttttCCGGAGATAACCTTAGTATGATGGTATCAATATcacaaaaactcaaaaaaaaaaaaaaaaggaaaaatatttttatctcCAAATCAGTCCATGAATCATTTTATAGACCCAAAAACACAACTTTTTCCATCAAAGAAGATGTTTCAATGTCAAAATTACAgacaaagccaaaaaaaaaagaaaaaaaaatacatatttgaCTAAAACGATCCACAAACCGTCTGATTGACCCCCCAAAAAAACTTTTTTCCAAGAACAGCAGATACTTTAATATCAAAATCAGAGATAAATGcaaaaacaacaaaataaaaaagaacaaaaacaaTTTTTGGAATCGGTTGTAgcgataaaaattaagaaaaaaatcttaaaaacttGATTTTCAATCCAGAGGATGATAAAATTCGAGACAAATATACCGAActcaagattaaaaaaaaaaaaattcggatAGAGAAAAGGCCAGACCTTGGGAAGCTTGCGAACGTCCGAGAAGGAACGGACACTGGGGAAGGGAGATACGTGTACGGCCAGCAGCACCCCCAACGCAATCATGCTGATGGCGCAAGTTAGCAGCCACCGCAGGATGGACAGCCTTCTCGTCCTCGTTCTGCGCCTCTGcatcccccctcctcctcccccctcctctctctctctctctctctctctctctctctctcgttcctctcttctcctgttCCTCTCCTCGCCGCTTTGTTaggggaaagagaggaagagagattgGAATATAAAGCGTACCAGTGACTGCATTTACTAGAGGCCAGGCCTAAAAATGACAACCTTTTAATTATCTTGGCaatatttctgtattttattccgAATATGACCCTATTGTGCGCCTTTCTGGTTTTGGGTGCGCGACTTTATTCCCAGAATGCCCACCACCCCCTCAACTGTTCTCGGAATTTATTGCAAACTATATTCCAAATATATCCTCGTCCCTCCAACTAAATTTGGAATTTACTGCAGATTAGGAGAGTTCGAATGGTGTTTTTGACCGTTGGGGCTCTGACTAGTGACCGTTACGAAGGCTTTTCATCGTGCCACTCTCATTTTACTCATGGATGGGCAATCAATACTCTCATACAGATGATTTTTTGCCTCTGTCATGAATGATATGCTTATAAGATACAAATGTTATAGAAATATGTAACTATTGAATTAACtagttatctctttttttttggtcagtAATTAAGTAGTTTTCTCTTTAATGATGGATTCCTGCTCCTTTCAGGAATGTTATAGACTCGTTATTTTCAGATGGAATGTTCTCCATGCCCTGTGATATGAGAGGATCAGCATAGATTTGCTACAGTACAACAGAGTTGGTTGAATGCTGAGTCATCAAGctgcctatatatatatatttgtgaaAGTTTTCCTATGCACTTATGGATACCTTCAATTtgtttttttcatatttatctCTTTGTCCCTGAAACATACCACGGTAAGTCATGACACACCAAAAGGATAGGTATCAATGGATACCCTCATAGTTAGTTCAAAATTGGCTGGATTCAATGATGAGTAGGTGTCGGAAACAATGGGAATCCTAAAAGCCCACAATATAACAAAAGTTGATGAAGAATAAGGACCGTAACGTAGATAAAAGGTATGCTAAACATAGGCTAGCTGGCTTAATAGAAGTTATATGGATCAAAGGACAAGGAAGAATTATGAGGTTTGAATTTAGAggaaattacatcttcttttctttttaatgtaaAAGCTATGCCATTATTGGTACAAAAATTTGTATCATTTAAATTAAAGAGCTGCTAAACGAATGCATGTATAAGTAGGTGAAGACTAGgtttagcattttttttttttttttggtaagagtTGAACCTTAGAGGAAAGATGTGAAGGTAATGTTGTGGTAAAAACGAGTATTAGGAATCAACAAGCATTTAACAATGGATCGgaacatattttatacttaagATACAAAGATATTGTTTAAACAC
Proteins encoded:
- the LOC103718732 gene encoding O-fucosyltransferase 7-like isoform X1 encodes the protein MQRRRTRTRRLSILRWLLTCAISMIALGVLLAVHVSPFPSVRSFSDVRKLPKQPEMGYRGWSNELSWMLESAPPHFSRLLTSSQKLDGMSDGMSRFEKLWKPPSNRGFVPCVAPSSSHSPPEESRGYLLVSTNGGLNQMRAGICDMVAVAHLINATLVIPKLDRKSFWQDSSNFSDVFDEEYFIQSLANDVKIVKKLPKELAMATKAVKYFTSWSGVEYYQDVISRLWDDYKVIRAAKSDSRLANNNLPPDIQKLRCRAFYEALRFAPRIEALGKLLVERMRSYGPYIALHLRYEKDMLAFSGCTYGLSPGEADELTRIRENTTYWKVKDIDPQEQRARGYCPLTPKEVGIFLSALGYPSNTPIYIASGEIYGGDSHMADLESHFPMLMSKEKLVSVNELEPFSHHASQMAALDYIVSVESDVFIPSYSGNMARAVEGHRRYLGHRKTIIPDRKALVRLFDKFDQGSLKEGKRLSDMIVQLHKKRQGSPRKRKGPISGTRGKERFRSEEAFYENPLPDCLCQWESHNSNSSLANM
- the LOC103718732 gene encoding O-fucosyltransferase 7-like isoform X2; the encoded protein is MSDGMSRFEKLWKPPSNRGFVPCVAPSSSHSPPEESRGYLLVSTNGGLNQMRAGICDMVAVAHLINATLVIPKLDRKSFWQDSSNFSDVFDEEYFIQSLANDVKIVKKLPKELAMATKAVKYFTSWSGVEYYQDVISRLWDDYKVIRAAKSDSRLANNNLPPDIQKLRCRAFYEALRFAPRIEALGKLLVERMRSYGPYIALHLRYEKDMLAFSGCTYGLSPGEADELTRIRENTTYWKVKDIDPQEQRARGYCPLTPKEVGIFLSALGYPSNTPIYIASGEIYGGDSHMADLESHFPMLMSKEKLVSVNELEPFSHHASQMAALDYIVSVESDVFIPSYSGNMARAVEGHRRYLGHRKTIIPDRKALVRLFDKFDQGSLKEGKRLSDMIVQLHKKRQGSPRKRKGPISGTRGKERFRSEEAFYENPLPDCLCQWESHNSNSSLANM